From the genome of Brachyhypopomus gauderio isolate BG-103 chromosome 20, BGAUD_0.2, whole genome shotgun sequence, one region includes:
- the bcl9 gene encoding B-cell CLL/lymphoma 9 protein isoform X3, producing the protein MVRSPPVMSPSSAAQMDSKLPNQSKQGGAGSQSQPSPCDPKALSGSHTPKGAQGSVGSMGLKNGQGLTSGNGAKSKIKRERSTSVESFEQRDTGTPNNEGDQKELGSRVKRMCVAERRQPYSGADWCSGGESDEDDTGFFNCNSSDIKPDPSTLAASAPTHNAVGGQNTTSDLGSNQKSGSKVVYVFTTEMANKAAEAVITGHADNIIAYHMNNISNSKAGKPQLPLNNQLGPHRNDSKQQGAPSQQQPSSHPSEQNHQAASKAPQPGQPQQQPPVQPAPGAKPSSLPQDGPPSGGMDSKSLPSSSPQDGAGSHDGGNPTGTPGSQAPNQPPSAGPPQGFPSLDLPKGADVKLTAQHQQQLAHEIMSSMGDNPEGLSQEQLEHRERSLQTLRDIQRMLFPDDKDMAAMGQGNMGGPPPGAAMMEGGPKKPEQGPLQAMMAQSQSLGKPGGPGGARPDGPPFGPPGPRDMPFSPDELGPPPQGQGPMNSHQGPVGEHGDHMTPEQMAWLKLQQEFYEEKKRKQEQMQHRPMGDMMMHQAGPRGMMRGPPPPYQMNPGEMWGPGGPEPFPEQINMGPRGMHPHMQRMPGFSGMMNPDMEGGPNPMPRPGMNWPDDIPKMGDGRGFPPGQAMFGGPGGRVERFPNPQSVQEAMFHQGMGDKQGMGIPPGMMMEMNRMMGNQRPMEPGNGGGMMFPRMPGEGPMSPSSRMEFVKGLGRDMSEFGMAPGNLNVNMGPNPQMMPSKMREPPMNLSPEEIMKMRQGGGPMSENMGPQPKMMQGPPFPDQPHPGDFSMGPSRQFPGMGPQGPGNQRGPRGEPPFAPDQRGGNVGGNGRLSHMPPLPPNQPPNNSGPPPNQRSMGRKPSDLSVQSGPANSPNVNPLKSPTLRQVQSPMLGSPSGNLKSPQTPSQLAGMLSGPSAVAAAAAAAAASIKSPPMMGSAGASPVHMKSPSLPAPSPSWTSSPKPPMQSPGIPQNNKPPLSMTSPNMMGNVEQGGNAPPSAPPSSGSASQPGSINVPGSLPSGSPYTMPPEPTLSQNPLSIMMSRMSKFAMPSSTPLYHDAIKTVASSDDDSPPARSPNLPSMNNNMPGMGVNHHQGHPRMMNPNPSGPMPSLSPMGMNTMGSQPLSHGMPNQMPSPNPMGPNIPPHSGPMGPGMMSHGMMMPPVSQDPTMGSNQMMPQGRMGLPHRGQGFPPGQSPPQQVPFPHNGPGPQGGFPHGMAFQGEGGPMGRMGNMPHGPGGEPGMCKPNTPGAQEFNNMPGVFNDSDLHEVMRPGASGIPEFDLSRIIPSEKPSQTLSYFPRGGEAPGGKPPHSSGPPGFPMQGMMGEGNPRMGLPMQGMGGPPGPGHMGPQDMPMGNPGHNPMRPPSFMGQAMMGPQHRMLSPGQQPGMMGGPGMMQAKERPMYNHPGPVGSPNMMMSLQGMGGPQQTMMMPPQMRPRGMAADMGMGFNPGPGNPGNIMF; encoded by the exons ATGGTGCGTTCACCACCTGTGATGTCTCCCTCCAGCGCTGCCCAGATGGACTCCAAACTGCCCAATCAGAGTAAACAAGGGGGCGCcggcagccaatcacagccctCCCCCTGCGATCCTAAGGCGCTGAGTGGAAGCCACACTCCCAAGGGTGCTCAGGGCTCCGTAGGGAGCATGGGACTCAAAAATGGACAGGGCCTGACCTCAGGCAACGGGGCTAAAAGCAagatcaagagagagagaagcacttCGGTTGAGTCCTTCGAGCAGAGGGACACGGGGACGCCTAACAACGAGGGGGACCAGAAAG aGCTGGGCAGCAGGGTTAAGAGGATGTGCGTTGCCGAGAGGCGGCAACCCTACAGTGGAGCCGACTGGTGTTCAGGGGGGGAGAGTGATGAAGACGATACCGGGTTCTTCA ACTGCAACTCCAGTGACATAAAGCCAGATCCAAGCACCCTGGCAGCTTCCGCGCCTACCCACAATGCTGTTGGAGGACAGAACACAACGTCAGATTTGGGAAGCAATCAGAAATCTGGGTCAAAGGTTGTTTACGTCTTCACCACAGAGATGGCAAACaa AGCAGCGGAAGCGGTTATAACAGGCCACGCAGACAACATTATTGCTTATCACATGAACAATATCTCCAACAGCAAGGCAGGGAAACCTCAGCTCCCTCTG AACAATCAGCTCGGACCCCACCGGAATGACTCCaaacagcagggggcgccatCCCAGCAACAGCCATCATCTCATCCCTCGGAACAGAACCACCAAGCAGCCTCCAAAGCACCGCAGCCAGGCCAGCCACAACAGCAGCCTCCGGTGCAGCCGGCCCCAGGGGCTAAACCGTCTAGCCTTCCTCAGGATGGCCCACCATCGGGGGGCATGGACTCCAAAAGTCTGCCCAGCAGTAGTCCCCAGGACGGTGCTGGATCACATGATGGTGGTAATCCCACCGGGACGCCTGGAAGCCAGGCTCCCAATCAACCTCCCAGTGCTGGCCCTCCACAGGGCTTCCCTTCCCTTGATCTGCCCAAAGGAGCAGATGTTAAGCTAACGGCCCAGCACCAGCAGCAGCTAGCTCATGAAATCATGTCCAGCATGGGGGACAACCCAGAGGGTCTCTCCCAGGAGCAGTTGGAGCACCGAGAACGTTCGCTACAGACTTTACGCGATATCCAACGTATGCTGTTCCCAGATGACAAAGATATGGCTGCCATGGGGCAAGGGAACATGGGCGGCCCCCCACCCGGTGCTGCTATGATGGAGGGTGGGCCGAAGAAGCCTGAGCAAGGGCCACTTCAAGCTATGATGGCGCAGTCCCAGAGTTTAGGGAAACCTGGAGGACCTGGTGGTGCCCGTCCAGATGGACCTCCCTTTGGGCCACCGGGCCCCAGGGACATGCCGTTTTCCCCCGACGAGCTTGGGCCTCCTCCACAAGGTCAGGGTCCCATGAATTCGCATCAGGGACCTGTTGGGGAACACGGTGACCACATGACACCAGAGCAGATGGCCTGGCTGAAGCTTCAGCAGGAGTTCTACGAGGAGAAAAAGCGCAAACAGGAACAGATGCAGCACAGGCCGATGGGAGACATGATGATGCACCAGGCTGGCCCAAGGGGCATGATGCGTGGGCCACCTCCTCCCTACCAAATGAATCCCGGTGAAATGTGGGGTCCTGGTGGGCCGGAGCCATTCCCTGAGCAGATTAACATGGGCCCTAGAGGAATGCACCCACACATGCAGAGAATGCCAGGTTTTTCTGGAATGATGAACCCTGACATGGAGGGAGGACCTAACCCAATGCCAAGACCTGGCATGAACTGGCCTGATGATATTCCCAAGATGGGAGATGGAAGGGGATTCCCACCAGGTCAAGCGATGTTCGGAGGACCAGGTGGGCGAGTGGAGAGGTTCCCTAACCCTCAGTCAGTGCAGGAAGCCATGTTCCATCAAGGTATGGGAGACAAGCAAGGTATGGGAATACCCCCAGGCATGATGATGGAAATGAACAGGATGATGGGGAACCAAAGACCAATGGAGCCTGGAAACGGAGGTGGAATGATGTTTCCTAGAATGCCAGGTGAAGGTCCCATGAGCCCCTCGTCTAGGATGGAGTTTGTGAAAGGCCTGGGCCGCGACATGTCCGAGTTTGGAATGGCGCCCGGCAACCTTAATGTCAATATGGGGCCCAATCCTCAGATGATGCCTTCCAAGATGAGAGAGCCACCAATGAACTTGAGTCCAGAAGAAATAATGAAGATGAGGCAAGGTGGAGGTCCCATGTCTGAGAACATGGGGCCACAGCCGAAGATGATGCAGGGGCCTCCCTTCCCCGACCAGCCTCACCCAGGTGACTTTAGCATGGGCCCCAGCCGTCAATTTCCAGGCATGGGTCCGCAAGGGCCTGGAAATCAAAGAGGTCCCAGAGGCGAGCCACCCTTTGCCCCTGACCAGCGAGGAGGCAATGTGGGTGGCAACGGTCGTCTCAGCCACATGCCACCTTTACCTCCCAACCAACCTCCCAACAACTCAGGTCCCCCGCCCAACCAGAGGAGCATGGGTCGCAAACCCTCAGACCTGAGTGTGCAGTCTGGCCCAGCCAACTCGCCCAACGTCAACCCACTCAAGTCGCCCACGTTGCGGCAAGTGCAGTCGCCCATGTTGGGCTCGCCTTCGGGTAACCTCAAGTCCCCGCAGACCCCCTCACAGCTGGCCGGCATGCTCAGCGGACCCTCGGCAGTAGCCGCGGCAGCTGCGGCCGCGGCCGCTTCCATCAAATCCCCTCCCATGATGGGTTCGGCCGGGGCGTCCCCCGTCCATATGAAGTCGCCCTCTCTCCCCGCACCTTCCCCTAGCTGGACGTCATCGCCAAAGCCACCCATGCAGAGTCCGGGCATTCCCCAAAACAACAAACCTCCGCTCAGCATGACCTCGCCAAATATGATGGGCAATGTGGAGCAAG GTGGAAACGCTCCACCCTCCGCTCCTCCTTCCAGCGGTTCTGCCAGCCAGCCTGGATCAATCAACGTTCCGGGAAGTCTTCCGTCCGGCAGCCCTTACACCATGCCCCCAGAGCCCACGCTATCCCAGAACCCTCTCTCCATCATGATGTCACGCATGTCCAAGTTTGCCATGCCCAGCTCCACGCCCCTTTATCACGATGCCATCAAAACAGTGGCCAGCTCAGACGATGACTCGCCGCCCGCGCGATCGCCGAACCTGCCGTCCATGAACAATAACATGCCTG GTATGGGAGTGAACCATCACCAAGGCCATCCACGTATGATGAACCCCAACCCCTCGGGCCCCATGCCCTCCCTTAGCCCTATGGGCATGAACACCATGGGATCTCAGCCTCTTTCCCACGGTATGCCCAACCAGATGCCCTCCCCCAACCCCATGGGCCCGAACATCCCCCCCCACTCTGGGCCCATGGGTCCTGGCATGATGTCTCATGGTATGATGATGCCCCCCGTCTCCCAAGACCCAACCATGGGCAGCAACCAGATGATGCCCCAGGGTCGTATGGGACTCCCTCACCGAGGGCAGGGCTTCCCCCCTGGGCAATCACCTCCGCAACAGGTTCCCTTCCCACACAACGGTCCTGGGCCGCAGGGGGGTTTCCCTCATGGGATGGCCTTCCAGGGAGAGGGCGGTCCAATGGGGAGGATGGGGAACATGCCCCACGGGCCTGGAGGAGAGCCAGGGATGTGCAAGCCCAACACGCCAGGGGCCCAGGAGTTTAACAACATGCCGGGTGTCTTCAACGACTCGGATCTACACGAGGTGATGCGGCCAGGTGCCTCGGGCATCCCCGAGTTTGACCTCTCGCGCATCATTCCCTCGGAGAAGCCCAGCCAGACTCTGTCTTACTTCCCCCGTGGCGGGGAGGCACCTGGTGGGAAGCCGCCCCACTCTTCTGGCCCACCCGGCTTCCCCATGCAAGGGATGATGGGAGAGGGCAACCCCAGGATGGGCCTTCCTATGCAGGGCATGGGAGGCCCCCCAGGCCCTGGCCACATGGGGCCTCAGGACATGCCGATGGGGAACCCAGGCCACAATCCAATGCGACCACCAAGCTTTATGGGCCAGGCCATGATGGGACCCCAGCACAGGATGTTGTCACCGGGTCAGCAGCCGGGCATGATGGGAGGCCCAGGGATGATGCAGGCCAAGGAAAGGCCCATGTACAATCATCCTGGCCCGGTGGGGTCTCCCAACATGATGATGTCATTACAAGGAATGGGTGGTCCTCAGCAGACTATGATGATGCCTCCCCAAATGAGGCCTCGGGGTATGGCAGCAGATATGGGGATGGGCTTTAACCCCGGCCCCGGGAACCCTGGGAATATAATGTTCTGA